One Rhodobacter sp. CZR27 DNA segment encodes these proteins:
- the istB gene encoding IS21-like element helper ATPase IstB: MTAAAPHPVDVHALPAMLTALRLPSIQRHWPMLAERADAEGWPASRFLAALAEVELADRDARRIQRHLQQSELPGGKTLATLDFKALSGVTRARIEALAAGDWVETGANLIAIGNSGAGKSHVLCAIGHALVEAGKRVLYTPTTDIVQRLQAARRDLVLEAALAKLDKFDLIILDDITYAQKDQAESSVLFELIARRYETRSLAIAANQPFSAWNRVFPDQAMTVAAIDRLVHHATILEMNGESFRRRAAARRRSTEPVAAPTTSSDNIGVEATDNINDKQREISAD; the protein is encoded by the coding sequence ATGACCGCCGCTGCCCCGCACCCCGTCGATGTGCATGCGTTGCCCGCCATGCTCACGGCTCTGCGCCTGCCCAGCATCCAGCGCCACTGGCCGATGCTCGCCGAGCGTGCCGACGCCGAGGGCTGGCCCGCCTCGCGCTTCCTCGCAGCCCTGGCCGAGGTCGAGCTCGCCGATCGCGATGCCCGCCGCATCCAGCGCCATCTGCAGCAGTCCGAACTTCCCGGCGGCAAGACGCTGGCAACGCTTGACTTCAAGGCGCTGTCCGGCGTGACCCGGGCCCGCATCGAGGCGTTGGCCGCCGGGGATTGGGTTGAGACCGGCGCCAATCTCATCGCCATCGGCAACTCGGGCGCCGGCAAGAGCCACGTTCTCTGTGCCATCGGCCATGCCCTCGTCGAGGCCGGCAAGCGCGTCCTCTACACCCCCACCACCGACATCGTGCAGAGGCTGCAGGCCGCGCGCCGCGACCTCGTCCTTGAGGCCGCCCTCGCGAAGCTCGACAAATTCGACCTGATTATCCTCGACGACATCACCTACGCCCAGAAGGACCAGGCCGAGAGCTCGGTGCTCTTCGAGCTCATCGCCCGGCGCTACGAGACCAGAAGCCTCGCCATCGCCGCCAACCAGCCCTTCAGCGCCTGGAACCGCGTCTTCCCCGATCAGGCCATGACCGTCGCCGCCATCGACCGGCTGGTTCACCACGCGACCATCCTCGAGATGAACGGCGAGAGCTTCCGCCGACGCGCCGCCGCACGACGCCGATCCACGGAGCCTGTCGCTGCGCCGACAACCTCCAGCGACAACATCGGCGTCGAAGCCACCGACAACATCAACGACAAGCAGAGGGAGATCAGCGCCGACTAA
- a CDS encoding IS5 family transposase (programmed frameshift) produces MSNLFWLTDAQMERLKPFFPKSHGKPRVDDRRVLSGIIFINRNGLRWCDTPKEYGPAKTLYNRWKRWSDNGVFARIMMGLAAERAEHKTIMIDATYLKAHRTASSLCVKKGGGGRQIGRTKEGMNTKLHAVADAKGRPIGFFMSAGQVSDYTGAAALPGSLPKADWLLADRGYDADWLREALKDKGMKVCIPGRKSRKKTVRYDKRRYKRRNRIEIMFGRLKDWRRVATRYDRCPKAFFSAIALAATVMFWL; encoded by the exons ATGAGCAACCTTTTCTGGCTGACGGACGCCCAGATGGAGCGTCTGAAGCCGTTCTTTCCCAAGAGCCATGGCAAGCCCCGCGTTGATGACCGGCGTGTGCTGAGCGGCATTATCTTCATCAATCGCAATGGCTTGCGGTGGTGCGACACGCCCAAGGAATACGGTCCGGCCAAGACGCTCTACAACCGCTGGAAGCGCTGGAGCGACAATGGTGTCTTCGCCCGGATCATGATGGGCCTGGCCGCGGAGCGAGCCGAGCACAAGACGATCATGATCGACGCGACCTACCTGAAGGCGCATCGCACGGCCTCAAGCCTGTGCGTGAAAAAAGGGGGCG GCGGACGCCAGATCGGGCGCACCAAGGAGGGCATGAACACCAAGTTGCACGCCGTCGCCGATGCGAAGGGGCGGCCGATCGGGTTCTTCATGTCCGCTGGACAGGTCAGCGACTATACCGGCGCGGCGGCGCTGCCGGGCAGCCTGCCGAAGGCGGACTGGTTGCTGGCGGACCGGGGCTACGATGCGGACTGGCTGCGAGAAGCGTTGAAAGACAAAGGCATGAAGGTCTGCATCCCCGGCCGGAAGTCGCGCAAGAAGACCGTGAGATATGACAAGCGACGCTACAAGCGGCGAAACCGCATCGAGATCATGTTCGGTCGCCTCAAGGATTGGCGACGGGTCGCTACCCGATACGACCGCTGCCCAAAGGCCTTCTTCTCCGCCATCGCACTCGCCGCGACGGTCATGTTCTGGCTGTAA
- the istA gene encoding IS21 family transposase, whose amino-acid sequence MTDRLQHSQRVAAARAGFSERTARRIDADPRLPSQRPAPRGRTVPDPLEAVWEPVLLPILARDPAVQAVTLLRHLQMSDPEAFPDDRVRRTLERRVRDWRALNGPERDVIFRQTPEPGRMALSDFTDANELCVTIAGQPLEQRLYHFVLAYSGWEHAAVVLGGESFPALAENLQNALWTLGGVPHEHRTDSLSAAYRNLDTEAAADVTSRYQAFCAHYGMLASRNNPGEAHENGSVEAHNNHLKVALDQALILRGSRDFADLASWRRFVDELVARRNRRRESAVRIEMAALRPLPARRTTDFTEVVARVTKTGGFLVHQVFYSAPSQLIGKRLRVHVYDDRIEAFLGATPVVTHPRRRGRDDGARVHCVNYRPVIHALRRKPQALAGSVYRDGLFPRSEYAEAWVALSAALPRRDACRRMVDLLWLAHAEGCEAELAALIAHTLGHGELPEAHALRSKLEPRRRELPDDTPVNLTDLARFDELLEARA is encoded by the coding sequence ATGACCGACCGTCTCCAGCACAGCCAGCGTGTCGCCGCCGCCCGCGCCGGCTTCAGCGAGCGCACCGCCCGCCGCATCGATGCCGATCCGCGCCTTCCCTCGCAACGTCCGGCCCCCCGGGGCCGCACCGTGCCCGACCCGCTCGAGGCGGTGTGGGAGCCGGTGCTGCTGCCGATCCTCGCGCGTGATCCGGCCGTTCAGGCCGTGACCCTGCTGCGGCACCTTCAGATGAGCGACCCGGAGGCTTTCCCGGACGACCGCGTGCGCCGGACGCTCGAGCGGCGCGTCCGCGACTGGCGTGCCCTGAACGGCCCCGAGCGCGACGTGATCTTCCGTCAGACGCCCGAGCCCGGCCGGATGGCCCTGTCGGACTTCACCGATGCGAACGAACTCTGCGTGACGATCGCGGGGCAGCCGCTGGAGCAGCGCCTCTACCACTTCGTCCTGGCCTACAGCGGCTGGGAACATGCCGCCGTGGTGCTGGGCGGCGAGAGCTTCCCGGCGCTGGCCGAGAACCTCCAGAACGCACTCTGGACCCTTGGCGGCGTCCCGCACGAGCACCGAACCGACAGCCTGTCCGCAGCTTACCGGAACCTCGACACCGAAGCGGCGGCCGATGTCACCAGCCGCTATCAGGCGTTCTGCGCCCACTACGGCATGCTCGCCAGCCGCAACAACCCGGGCGAGGCGCACGAGAACGGATCGGTCGAGGCCCACAACAACCACCTGAAGGTCGCCCTCGACCAGGCCCTGATCCTGCGTGGCTCCCGCGACTTCGCCGATCTCGCCAGCTGGCGCCGCTTCGTCGATGAACTGGTCGCCCGACGCAACCGCCGGCGCGAGTCCGCGGTGCGCATCGAGATGGCGGCGCTCAGGCCGCTGCCGGCCCGGCGCACCACAGACTTCACCGAAGTGGTCGCGCGGGTCACGAAGACCGGGGGCTTTCTGGTCCACCAGGTCTTCTACTCGGCACCCTCGCAGCTGATCGGCAAGCGCCTGCGGGTCCATGTCTACGACGACCGGATCGAGGCCTTTCTCGGAGCGACCCCTGTCGTCACGCACCCCCGCCGTCGCGGCCGCGATGACGGCGCCCGCGTCCACTGCGTCAACTATCGCCCTGTCATCCACGCCCTGCGCCGCAAGCCGCAGGCGCTGGCCGGTTCCGTTTACCGCGACGGCCTGTTCCCGCGATCGGAATACGCCGAGGCCTGGGTTGCGTTGTCCGCCGCCTTGCCGCGCCGCGACGCCTGCCGTCGCATGGTCGATCTGCTGTGGCTTGCCCATGCGGAGGGCTGCGAGGCTGAACTGGCCGCGCTGATTGCCCACACCCTCGGTCATGGCGAATTGCCCGAAGCCCATGCGCTAAGGAGCAAGCTGGAGCCGCGTCGGCGCGAGCTGCCCGACGACACGCCCGTCAACCTCACCGATCTGGCCCGCTTCGACGAGCTGCTGGAGGCGCGCGCATGA
- a CDS encoding amidohydrolase family protein, with the protein MKVVWRPQVLFVALSMAFAGTVHAQDEPETLFRNVRIFDGRGDALSGPTSLLVRGNLIAEIGDVAMPGNETTVIDGGGRVLMPGLIDAHWHTMLIRQTPEQMLFGDVGFVNLLAGAEATATLMRGFTTVRDMGGPSFGLKQAIDAGVIPGPRIWPSGAMITVTSGHGDFRPLSDLPRDASRPLSRVEELGGAMVADNPDMVRQRVREQLMLGASQIKLTGGGGVASPHSPLDVSTFTSEELMAAVEAASNWGTYVAVHAYTTEAVRLAIDAGVKVIEHAHLIDDETARLMVEKDIWLSAQPILPEFFGGMFPPGSSQAEKAGEVMEGTDHLYGMVKAHNIKTAFGTDVLFSEAMARRQGEMLVSLKSWFTPAEILRQATSTNGELLALSGLRSPYQGRLGVIEAGALADLLLVDGNPLENIDLLADPERNLILIMKDGQIYKDDLAP; encoded by the coding sequence ATGAAAGTCGTCTGGAGGCCGCAAGTTCTCTTTGTCGCTCTTTCGATGGCCTTCGCCGGAACCGTGCATGCGCAGGACGAGCCCGAGACCTTGTTCCGGAACGTGCGCATTTTCGACGGCAGGGGCGATGCGCTCTCGGGACCCACTTCGCTTCTCGTTCGAGGCAACCTGATCGCCGAGATTGGCGACGTGGCGATGCCCGGTAACGAAACGACAGTCATCGACGGCGGCGGGCGCGTGTTGATGCCGGGTCTGATCGACGCGCATTGGCACACCATGCTGATCCGTCAGACGCCCGAGCAGATGCTCTTCGGGGACGTCGGATTCGTCAACCTTCTGGCCGGAGCCGAGGCCACGGCGACGCTGATGCGCGGGTTCACCACCGTACGCGACATGGGAGGCCCGTCCTTCGGGCTGAAACAGGCAATCGATGCGGGCGTCATTCCCGGACCGCGCATCTGGCCATCGGGGGCGATGATCACCGTCACGAGCGGGCATGGAGATTTCCGACCGCTTTCGGACCTTCCCCGCGATGCCTCCCGGCCGCTTTCGCGGGTCGAGGAACTGGGCGGTGCCATGGTGGCGGACAATCCCGACATGGTCCGCCAGCGTGTGCGCGAGCAGTTGATGCTGGGGGCGAGCCAGATCAAGCTGACCGGAGGTGGCGGGGTCGCATCACCCCATAGCCCGCTCGACGTCTCGACCTTCACGTCCGAGGAACTCATGGCCGCGGTCGAGGCCGCCTCGAACTGGGGCACCTATGTCGCGGTTCATGCCTATACGACCGAGGCGGTCCGACTGGCGATCGATGCCGGGGTGAAGGTCATCGAACATGCCCACCTGATCGATGACGAGACGGCGAGGTTAATGGTCGAAAAGGACATCTGGCTTTCTGCCCAGCCCATCCTGCCCGAGTTCTTCGGTGGAATGTTCCCGCCCGGCAGCAGTCAGGCGGAAAAGGCCGGGGAGGTCATGGAAGGAACCGACCACCTGTACGGGATGGTAAAGGCGCATAACATCAAGACCGCCTTCGGGACGGACGTGCTGTTCTCGGAAGCCATGGCGCGCCGGCAGGGTGAAATGCTGGTGTCCCTGAAATCATGGTTCACCCCCGCCGAGATACTGCGCCAGGCGACCTCGACCAACGGCGAGTTACTTGCGCTTTCAGGGCTGCGAAGCCCCTATCAGGGCAGGCTGGGCGTGATCGAAGCGGGCGCCCTTGCGGATCTTCTGCTGGTGGATGGAAATCCGCTTGAGAATATCGACCTGCTCGCCGATCCCGAGCGCAATCTGATCCTGATCATGAAGGACGGGCAAATCTACAAGGATGACTTGGCCCCCTAG